The proteins below come from a single Bacteroidales bacterium genomic window:
- the uvrB gene encoding excinuclease ABC subunit UvrB translates to MEFKLSSTFKPTGDQPQAIQQLVEGLKRGDESQVLLGVTGSGKTFTVANVIQKLNQPVLVLSHNKTLAAQLYSEFKQFFPENAVEYFVSYYDYYQPEAYLPSSNTYIEKDLSINDEIEKLRLSASSALLSGRRDIIVVSSVSCIYGIGNPEDFTENVILIKVGDKIERNKLLLRLVDSLYSRTEMQFSRGTFRVKGDTLDVYPAYDDIAFRIGFWGNEIESLEQIDPENGKSINQMNQITIYPANIFVTTKNKMKSAITEIQDDLFKQVDFFKETQDYTSAKRLEDRVTYDIEMLKELGYCSGIENYSRYFDGRKAGSRPFCLLDYFPDDYLTIIDESHVTIPQIRAMYGGDRSRKQNLVEYGFRLPSAMDNRPLKFEEFEAISNQTIYVSATPADYELQRSEGVVVEQLIRPTGLLDPPIEIRPSQNQIDDLLDEVQKRIALKERVLVTTLTKRMAEELSKYLINLKIKTAYIHSDVDTLERVEIMQNLRQGLIDVLVGVNLLREGLDLPEVSLVAILDADKEGFLRSERSLTQTAGRAARNLNSLVIMYADKITASMQKTIDETSRKREIQIKYNEKHNITPKAIVKPLANALEGSIERLAYIEPDALTTAADPALVYLAKPKLEKAIRKLKKDMESAVKELDFLLAAKIRDELQLHQKQLEQLD, encoded by the coding sequence ATGGAATTTAAACTCAGCTCAACATTTAAACCTACCGGAGATCAACCTCAGGCTATTCAACAGTTAGTAGAAGGTTTAAAACGTGGCGATGAATCGCAAGTATTGTTGGGCGTAACGGGTTCGGGGAAAACTTTTACGGTTGCCAATGTTATTCAAAAATTAAATCAACCTGTTTTGGTGCTTTCACATAACAAAACATTGGCAGCTCAACTTTACAGTGAGTTCAAACAATTTTTTCCGGAGAATGCCGTAGAATATTTTGTCTCGTATTACGATTACTATCAGCCAGAGGCTTATCTTCCAAGTTCAAATACTTATATCGAAAAAGATTTAAGCATTAACGATGAAATAGAAAAACTTCGTTTAAGTGCTTCTTCGGCTTTACTTTCGGGACGTAGAGATATTATTGTGGTATCTTCAGTTTCTTGTATTTACGGAATTGGAAATCCCGAAGATTTTACCGAAAATGTTATTCTGATAAAAGTTGGTGATAAAATAGAACGAAATAAACTGCTTCTCCGCTTGGTTGACAGTTTGTACTCGCGTACCGAAATGCAATTTTCAAGAGGAACTTTCCGGGTTAAAGGAGATACCCTAGATGTTTACCCCGCTTATGACGATATTGCTTTTCGAATCGGTTTTTGGGGTAACGAAATAGAATCTTTAGAACAAATCGATCCCGAAAATGGTAAGTCAATCAATCAAATGAATCAAATAACCATTTATCCTGCTAATATTTTTGTTACCACGAAAAATAAAATGAAATCGGCTATTACTGAGATTCAGGATGACCTTTTTAAGCAAGTCGATTTTTTTAAAGAAACACAAGATTATACCTCTGCAAAACGATTAGAAGATCGGGTTACTTACGATATTGAAATGCTTAAAGAGTTAGGCTACTGTTCGGGTATAGAAAATTACTCTCGTTATTTTGATGGAAGAAAAGCCGGAAGCAGACCTTTTTGTTTGCTCGATTATTTTCCTGACGACTATTTAACAATTATTGATGAATCTCACGTAACTATCCCTCAAATCAGAGCAATGTATGGCGGAGATCGTTCGCGCAAACAGAATTTGGTAGAATATGGGTTTCGTTTACCTTCGGCAATGGACAATCGGCCTCTAAAATTTGAGGAATTTGAAGCCATTAGCAACCAAACTATTTATGTAAGTGCCACTCCCGCAGATTATGAATTGCAAAGAAGCGAAGGTGTTGTTGTTGAACAGCTAATTCGCCCGACAGGGCTTTTAGATCCGCCCATTGAAATACGTCCCAGCCAAAATCAAATTGACGATTTACTAGATGAAGTTCAAAAACGTATTGCATTGAAAGAACGCGTTTTAGTTACTACGCTAACCAAACGTATGGCCGAAGAGTTAAGCAAATATCTCATTAACCTCAAAATTAAAACAGCATATATTCATTCCGATGTAGATACTTTGGAAAGAGTAGAGATTATGCAAAACCTCCGACAAGGTTTAATTGATGTTCTTGTTGGTGTTAACCTTTTACGCGAAGGATTAGATTTACCGGAAGTTTCTTTGGTTGCTATTTTAGATGCCGACAAAGAAGGTTTTTTACGTTCGGAAAGATCGCTAACACAAACGGCAGGAAGAGCAGCTCGTAACCTCAACTCTTTAGTCATTATGTATGCGGATAAAATTACAGCATCTATGCAAAAAACAATAGATGAGACTAGCAGGAAACGAGAAATACAAATAAAATACAACGAAAAACATAATATTACGCCTAAAGCTATTGTAAAACCATTAGCAAATGCATTAGAAGGGAGTATAGAAAGATTGGCTTATATAGAACCGGATGCTCTCACAACTGCAGCTGACCCCGCCCTTGTTTATCTTGCCAAACCAAAATTAGAGAAAGCCATCCGAAAGCTTAAAAAAGATATGGAATCGGCTGTTAAAGAACTTGATTTTCTTTTAGCCGCTAAAATACGCGACGAATTACAATTACATCAAAAGCAACTTGAACAGCTAGATTAA
- a CDS encoding endonuclease/exonuclease/phosphatase family protein, translated as MAKSKHKFRPRIFLWINQFFVFLLLLTYISPYVPPQIFWPLSVFGLTYPILLLINILFIVFWLILVNKNLIYSLLAILIGWSTLNSHFQLKGAEEPSIENSLKVLSFNVKNLSNNNINYADIKIRSSILTYLEGQNAHIICLQEFQTYPSKGINTVEEFKARLSLPYSAETRYIPKSKFKFVDLMTIFSKYPIIKQQELRFKNKCYALIADIAYKKDTIRLFNIHLESNHFNPNEYEIFSSTEIGLNEETGGRLAILFDKLARYSKIRNIQVNHISKLIKKSPYPILICGDFNDTPASYSYHKLTKNMKDAFVEKGKGYGNTYNGELPPMRIDYILSDTLFQVYQFEIGKINKSDHYPIIGTLNLSK; from the coding sequence ATGGCAAAATCAAAACACAAATTCCGCCCCCGTATTTTCCTTTGGATTAATCAGTTTTTTGTGTTTCTACTGTTACTAACTTATATCTCGCCATATGTGCCACCACAAATTTTTTGGCCACTATCCGTATTCGGTCTTACTTATCCCATTTTACTATTAATCAATATTTTATTTATTGTTTTCTGGCTTATTTTAGTAAACAAAAATCTAATTTATTCGCTTTTGGCAATTCTTATCGGATGGAGTACTCTAAATAGTCATTTTCAACTTAAAGGAGCAGAAGAGCCAAGCATTGAAAACAGCTTAAAAGTGCTGTCTTTTAATGTAAAAAACCTTTCTAATAACAATATTAATTATGCTGATATTAAAATACGATCATCTATTCTTACTTATCTCGAAGGACAAAATGCACATATAATTTGTTTACAAGAATTCCAAACTTATCCTTCAAAAGGAATAAACACGGTAGAAGAATTTAAGGCACGTCTTAGCTTGCCTTATTCTGCCGAAACACGCTATATACCCAAGAGCAAGTTTAAGTTTGTAGATTTAATGACTATTTTTTCAAAATATCCAATAATTAAACAACAAGAACTACGCTTTAAAAACAAATGTTATGCATTAATTGCTGATATTGCCTATAAAAAAGATACTATTCGACTGTTTAATATCCATTTAGAATCCAATCACTTTAACCCTAACGAATACGAAATATTCAGTTCGACCGAAATTGGGTTAAATGAAGAAACCGGTGGACGACTTGCGATTTTATTTGATAAGCTTGCACGCTATTCCAAAATAAGAAATATCCAAGTAAACCATATCAGCAAATTGATAAAAAAGAGTCCTTACCCTATTTTAATATGTGGCGATTTCAACGACACTCCTGCTAGCTATTCTTATCATAAACTCACCAAAAATATGAAAGATGCTTTTGTTGAAAAAGGAAAAGGATATGGCAATACTTATAATGGGGAATTACCTCCTATGCGTATAGATTATATTCTTAGCGATACTTTGTTTCAGGTTTATCAATTTGAAATCGGGAAAATTAATAAGTCGGATCACTATCCTATTATCGGCACTTTAAATTTATCAAAATAA
- a CDS encoding rhomboid family intramembrane serine protease, giving the protein MYSYSNPYQKQPREYWTAIKLFFSQKSALSNLILINILVFLFINLVNLFLFLFSLDQAFVQANGVSRLVFWLSLPADLSALILKPWTLISYMFVQEGLFHLAFNMMVLYVGGQIFINYLSSKMLVTTYILGGLSGALLYIISFNLFPAFSANVGNAIALGSSASVLAIFAASATRAPELKMQLFLFGQIKLKYIAIVLIVLDILNIQNGNAGGHIAHLGGALYGFSFAYYSKKGKNIGFFFENLNLERFITWFKKPKQKFKNVYSNPRPSKDEDYLRRKAEEQASIDEILEKIKKSGYESLSAKEKAQLFDASKKS; this is encoded by the coding sequence ATGTACAGCTACTCAAATCCATATCAAAAACAACCAAGAGAATATTGGACAGCAATAAAGCTCTTTTTTAGTCAAAAGTCAGCTTTATCCAATCTGATATTGATCAATATTCTTGTTTTTCTTTTTATTAATTTGGTAAATTTATTCCTGTTCTTGTTTTCTTTGGATCAAGCTTTTGTTCAGGCAAATGGCGTTTCGCGCTTGGTGTTTTGGTTATCACTTCCTGCTGATTTAAGCGCATTGATACTCAAACCTTGGACATTAATTAGCTATATGTTTGTTCAGGAAGGCTTATTCCATTTAGCCTTTAATATGATGGTATTATACGTTGGAGGACAAATCTTTATCAATTATTTGAGTTCAAAAATGTTGGTAACCACCTATATCTTGGGTGGTTTAAGCGGAGCTTTACTTTACATTATTTCTTTTAATCTTTTCCCTGCTTTTAGTGCAAACGTGGGTAATGCCATTGCTTTAGGATCATCAGCATCTGTTTTGGCCATCTTTGCAGCCAGTGCAACACGCGCTCCCGAACTGAAGATGCAACTGTTTTTATTTGGGCAAATAAAATTAAAATATATTGCCATAGTGCTTATTGTATTGGATATTTTAAATATCCAAAATGGAAATGCTGGTGGACATATTGCTCATTTAGGGGGAGCTCTTTATGGTTTTTCATTCGCTTACTATTCAAAAAAAGGAAAAAATATTGGTTTCTTTTTTGAAAACTTAAACCTTGAAAGGTTTATTACTTGGTTTAAAAAACCCAAGCAAAAATTCAAGAATGTCTACTCCAATCCTCGTCCTTCTAAGGATGAAGATTATTTAAGAAGAAAAGCCGAAGAGCAAGCGAGTATCGATGAAATTCTGGAAAAAATTAAGAAATCAGGTTACGAAAGCCTTTCTGCTAAAGAGAAAGCTCAGCTTTTTGATGCGAGCAAGAAAAGCTAA
- a CDS encoding rhomboid family intramembrane serine protease produces MFALWMFGNTLENVWGSKKFLIYYLVTGLGAGVIYTFWIHFQLAPTLNAIDLFLNNPSLPAFVEFRNSDFFQIGSYDIQNNFNAFAGEFNRLIAHNPSQALQESIHFMEQYRIDFLNAHTVVGASGAVFGILLAFGMMFPNSVIYLYFAIPIKAKWFVILYGAFELYSGLSNNPNDNVAHFAHLGGMFFGFLLITYWKKKGKLY; encoded by the coding sequence ATGTTTGCCCTTTGGATGTTTGGAAATACACTGGAAAATGTTTGGGGAAGCAAAAAATTCTTGATCTATTATTTAGTTACAGGACTCGGCGCGGGCGTTATTTATACATTCTGGATACATTTTCAATTGGCACCAACCTTAAACGCTATTGATTTATTCTTGAACAACCCTAGCCTTCCTGCTTTTGTTGAATTCAGAAATTCTGATTTCTTTCAAATTGGAAGCTACGATATACAAAATAATTTTAATGCCTTTGCAGGCGAATTTAATCGGCTAATAGCACACAACCCTTCTCAAGCTCTTCAGGAAAGCATTCATTTTATGGAGCAATATCGTATTGATTTCTTGAATGCTCACACCGTTGTTGGAGCTAGCGGCGCGGTATTTGGTATTTTACTTGCCTTTGGAATGATGTTCCCCAATTCTGTTATTTATCTCTATTTTGCTATTCCGATTAAAGCCAAATGGTTTGTAATCCTTTACGGAGCTTTTGAGTTGTATTCCGGATTATCAAATAACCCCAATGATAATGTGGCACATTTTGCCCATCTTGGGGGAATGTTTTTTGGATTTCTGCTTATCACTTATTGGAAAAAGAAAGGAAAACTATATTAA
- the mutL gene encoding DNA mismatch repair endonuclease MutL — protein sequence MADIIQLLPDSVANQIAAGEVIQRPASVVKELLENALDAEATEITLIIKDAGKTLVQVVDNGKGMSETDARLCFEKHATSKIKSADDLFSLNTMGFRGEALASIAAIAHVELKTKQTNNELGTCILIEGSEVVSQDSCQHQNGTSISVKNLFYNVPARRNFLKSNNAELRHIIDEFQRVALASPEIEYTFYNNGKILFQLKSTNLKQRIVGVFGGNYNERLVPLYQKSEHVNIQGFIGKPEFAKKTRGEQFFFANNRFIKHPYFHHAVANTFQELIPENSIPSYFIFIEVDPKSIDVNIHPTKVEVNFLDKQLIYSILGSSIKKALAENNLTPVLDFETEPSLNFDFPANRPIRPPQIKIDPDYNPFESSSKTESTFHKEKDPNIQHWEKIYPSDDNNTTDDEFASPFETDTQSEIEETNQAVLQSGLKYIVTSVKSGLMVINQQLAHERILFENYLERFQKGKNPSQQLLFPIQLHFTVADSEIIKELLPDLKVIGFDLEPFGQQNFIANGAPLEVQESQVQTLLEQIIENHKSVKNFDQDRNINFAKSIARQLAIKAGQRLKTEEMTQMINELFACQMPDKSPGGQSIIKIIGTEELDEKFH from the coding sequence ATGGCTGATATCATTCAATTACTGCCCGATTCCGTTGCTAATCAAATTGCAGCCGGTGAAGTTATTCAACGACCTGCTTCTGTTGTAAAGGAATTACTCGAAAATGCATTGGATGCCGAGGCAACAGAAATTACTTTAATAATAAAAGATGCGGGGAAAACATTGGTTCAAGTGGTTGATAATGGCAAAGGAATGTCGGAAACCGATGCACGACTTTGTTTTGAGAAACACGCTACTTCAAAAATAAAATCTGCCGATGATTTATTTTCCCTTAACACTATGGGCTTTCGTGGTGAGGCTTTAGCTTCTATTGCGGCTATTGCTCACGTAGAACTCAAAACAAAACAAACTAACAATGAGTTAGGAACTTGTATCTTAATTGAAGGATCAGAAGTCGTTTCCCAAGATAGCTGTCAGCACCAAAATGGCACTTCAATATCGGTTAAAAACCTATTTTATAATGTGCCTGCCAGACGGAATTTTTTAAAATCAAATAACGCAGAATTACGACATATTATTGATGAGTTTCAAAGAGTTGCACTTGCAAGTCCGGAGATAGAATATACTTTTTATAATAATGGAAAAATACTTTTTCAGCTTAAATCAACAAATTTAAAACAAAGAATAGTTGGTGTTTTCGGAGGTAATTATAACGAACGTTTAGTACCACTATATCAAAAATCAGAGCATGTAAATATTCAAGGTTTTATTGGGAAACCGGAGTTTGCAAAAAAAACACGTGGAGAACAGTTTTTCTTTGCTAATAATCGCTTTATCAAACATCCTTATTTTCATCATGCTGTAGCCAACACTTTTCAAGAGCTGATACCGGAAAACTCCATACCAAGTTATTTTATTTTTATTGAGGTTGACCCAAAATCTATTGATGTTAATATTCATCCAACTAAAGTAGAAGTTAATTTTTTAGATAAACAGCTGATATATTCTATTTTAGGATCATCTATTAAAAAAGCCTTAGCGGAAAATAATCTAACACCTGTTTTAGATTTTGAAACAGAACCAAGTTTGAATTTTGATTTTCCTGCCAACCGCCCTATTCGTCCGCCTCAAATTAAAATAGATCCTGATTACAACCCTTTTGAAAGCAGCTCGAAAACAGAATCTACTTTTCATAAAGAAAAAGATCCAAACATACAACATTGGGAAAAAATTTACCCTTCTGATGATAATAATACAACAGATGATGAATTTGCCAGTCCCTTTGAAACAGATACACAATCGGAAATTGAAGAGACTAATCAAGCGGTTTTACAAAGCGGGTTAAAATATATTGTTACTTCTGTTAAGTCAGGGTTAATGGTGATAAACCAACAGTTGGCGCACGAACGTATTTTATTTGAAAACTATCTTGAACGTTTTCAGAAAGGGAAAAATCCTTCGCAGCAATTACTCTTCCCTATTCAACTACATTTTACCGTGGCAGATAGCGAAATAATAAAAGAATTACTGCCTGATTTAAAAGTAATTGGATTTGATTTGGAACCCTTCGGTCAACAGAATTTTATTGCCAATGGAGCTCCTCTTGAAGTGCAAGAAAGTCAGGTTCAAACTTTACTTGAGCAGATTATCGAAAACCATAAATCGGTTAAGAATTTTGATCAAGACAGAAATATAAACTTCGCAAAAAGTATTGCTCGGCAACTTGCCATTAAGGCAGGACAACGTTTGAAAACAGAAGAAATGACACAAATGATTAATGAACTCTTTGCCTGTCAGATGCCCGATAAATCGCCCGGAGGACAAAGTATTATTAAGATTATTGGCACAGAAGAACTTGACGAAAAGTTCCACTAA
- a CDS encoding M23 family metallopeptidase, with product MKRIFILFFILLSAFFVQAQQIYPQDYFRSPIDFRMLLSGTFGELRPDHFHTGIDIKTRSVEGASVYAAADGYISRIKISAFGTGKTLYLTHPNGFVSVYGHLSAFEKSLATYAKEQQYKRKSFEVDLYLKKDQFKFAKGDIIALSGNSGSSGGPHLHFEIRDEKTQEPINPLLFGIKVKDYIRPVINSIRVYPSGKKPFNLQLAGWGENYRLKDGDTIGLPNDFYLAINTIDKQNDTKNNNGVFEVALFVDSVQVFGNRQERLNFSTGRYINTFIDYAYYSEYRRRYQRAFVGEHNKLKLYTELKNNGVVHLTDSIFHQIIYQVKDANNNVSKLKFYTFLDDSNKFEPLPTDTVKKAVFYVDRENIFKAENIKLIMPTNALYDSLYFHFDVLKANKQNYTPIYQLHSKEVPLHKYIKLSIRSDSIPEKLKSKILVARIDNNNFIPSTTKWEGSWATASIRSFGNYTLIADTVKPQIRRINFSKNKVLKAGDKLSFIIKDELSGIKSYKGFFNGEWVLFEYDAKNNLIFYTVEQKRLLKKNKILIEIEDRVGNKSIWSE from the coding sequence ATGAAACGTATTTTTATACTCTTTTTTATACTGCTTTCTGCTTTTTTTGTGCAGGCTCAGCAAATTTATCCTCAAGATTATTTTCGGTCGCCAATAGATTTTAGAATGTTGCTATCGGGAACTTTTGGAGAATTACGTCCCGATCATTTTCATACAGGTATAGATATAAAAACACGTAGTGTCGAAGGAGCTTCTGTTTATGCCGCTGCCGACGGATATATTAGTCGTATAAAAATCTCAGCATTTGGAACAGGAAAAACGCTTTATCTTACACATCCTAATGGTTTTGTAAGTGTTTACGGGCATTTAAGTGCATTTGAAAAATCTTTGGCAACTTATGCGAAAGAGCAGCAATACAAAAGAAAATCATTTGAAGTAGATTTATACCTGAAAAAAGATCAGTTTAAGTTTGCCAAAGGCGATATTATTGCACTATCAGGAAATTCGGGGAGCTCCGGTGGTCCGCATTTGCATTTTGAAATACGGGATGAAAAAACCCAAGAACCCATTAATCCACTCTTGTTTGGTATTAAAGTAAAAGATTATATCAGACCTGTTATAAATTCTATTAGGGTGTATCCAAGTGGTAAAAAGCCATTTAATTTGCAATTAGCCGGTTGGGGCGAAAATTATCGTTTAAAAGATGGAGATACAATTGGTTTACCCAATGATTTTTATTTAGCAATTAATACCATCGATAAACAAAACGACACTAAGAATAATAATGGCGTTTTTGAGGTGGCTCTTTTTGTAGATTCCGTTCAGGTATTTGGTAATCGGCAGGAGCGACTGAATTTTTCAACAGGAAGGTATATAAATACTTTTATCGATTATGCTTATTATTCTGAGTATAGAAGACGATATCAACGAGCTTTTGTTGGAGAGCACAACAAACTAAAATTATATACTGAGCTTAAAAATAATGGGGTTGTTCATTTAACAGATAGTATTTTTCATCAGATAATATATCAGGTTAAAGATGCCAATAATAACGTATCCAAATTAAAATTTTATACTTTTTTGGACGATTCAAATAAGTTTGAACCGCTCCCTACAGATACGGTAAAAAAGGCTGTTTTTTATGTTGACAGAGAAAATATTTTTAAAGCAGAAAATATAAAGTTGATAATGCCAACCAATGCGCTTTATGATAGTTTATATTTTCATTTCGATGTTTTAAAAGCGAATAAACAAAACTATACCCCTATTTATCAGCTTCATTCTAAGGAAGTGCCTTTGCATAAGTATATTAAGTTGAGCATAAGGTCAGATAGTATTCCTGAAAAATTAAAAAGTAAGATATTAGTTGCCCGTATAGATAATAATAATTTTATACCGAGTACCACTAAATGGGAGGGCTCTTGGGCAACAGCTTCTATACGGAGTTTTGGTAATTATACTCTTATTGCCGATACTGTAAAACCTCAAATCAGACGGATTAATTTCTCTAAAAATAAAGTTTTAAAAGCAGGAGATAAACTTAGTTTTATAATTAAAGATGAGTTGAGCGGTATTAAGAGTTATAAAGGCTTTTTTAATGGAGAGTGGGTGTTATTTGAATATGACGCAAAAAATAATTTAATTTTTTATACTGTCGAGCAAAAACGCTTGCTTAAAAAAAATAAGATTCTTATTGAGATTGAGGATAGAGTTGGTAATAAAAGTATTTGGAGCGAATAA
- the ffh gene encoding signal recognition particle protein encodes MFEGLSERLDRSLKVLKGQGKISEINVAETVKEIRKALLEADVSYKIAKEFTNTVKEKALGQNVLTAVSPNQLMVKIVHDELAALMGGQAAELDIQSNPSIILMSGLQGSGKTTFSAKLANYLKNKKGKTPLLVACDVYRPAAIEQLKVLGAEIGVDVHSDEEQKDPVKIAKAAVKKAHASAYDVVIIDTAGRLAVDEQMMTEIANIKNAVKPQETLFVVDSMTGQDAVNTAKAFNDRLNFEGVILTKLDGDTRGGAALTIRTVVEKPIKFVGVGEKMDALDIFYPERMADRILGMGDIVSLVEKAQEQFDKEEAKKLHKKIAKDQFNFNDFLGQIKQIKKMGNVKDLMGMIPGMSKAMKNVDIDDDAFKNIESIIFSMTNKERENPSLLNGSRRKRIALGSGTNIQEVNQLIKQFDETRKMMKMMTKGGGKAMANMMSRMGGRR; translated from the coding sequence ATGTTTGAAGGATTAAGCGAAAGGTTAGACCGCTCCCTTAAAGTATTAAAGGGTCAGGGAAAAATTAGTGAAATTAATGTTGCTGAAACAGTAAAAGAAATTCGTAAAGCTCTTCTTGAAGCGGATGTTAGCTATAAGATAGCCAAAGAGTTTACCAATACTGTTAAAGAAAAGGCTTTAGGACAGAATGTTTTAACAGCCGTTTCTCCTAATCAGTTAATGGTTAAGATTGTTCACGATGAGTTAGCCGCATTGATGGGAGGGCAAGCAGCTGAACTTGATATTCAGTCAAACCCAAGTATAATCTTGATGTCGGGTTTGCAAGGATCGGGTAAAACAACTTTTTCTGCCAAATTAGCCAACTATCTTAAAAATAAAAAAGGAAAAACACCATTATTGGTTGCTTGCGATGTTTATCGTCCTGCTGCTATTGAACAATTAAAAGTTCTTGGTGCAGAAATTGGTGTTGATGTACATAGTGATGAAGAGCAAAAAGATCCTGTAAAAATAGCAAAGGCAGCGGTTAAAAAAGCACATGCTTCGGCTTACGATGTTGTTATTATTGATACTGCCGGTCGTTTGGCAGTTGATGAGCAGATGATGACTGAGATTGCCAATATAAAAAATGCAGTCAAACCACAGGAAACTTTGTTTGTTGTAGATTCTATGACGGGTCAGGATGCTGTAAATACGGCAAAAGCTTTTAACGATCGACTTAATTTTGAGGGTGTAATTTTAACCAAATTAGATGGTGATACCAGAGGGGGTGCGGCATTAACTATTCGCACCGTTGTAGAAAAGCCAATAAAATTTGTTGGTGTTGGCGAAAAAATGGATGCTTTAGATATTTTCTATCCCGAACGTATGGCCGACCGGATTTTGGGTATGGGTGATATTGTTTCTTTGGTAGAGAAAGCTCAAGAGCAGTTTGATAAAGAAGAGGCAAAAAAGCTACACAAAAAAATTGCTAAGGATCAATTTAATTTTAACGATTTTCTGGGTCAGATTAAGCAGATTAAGAAAATGGGTAATGTGAAAGATTTAATGGGAATGATTCCCGGAATGAGCAAAGCCATGAAAAATGTAGATATTGACGATGATGCTTTTAAAAATATAGAATCTATTATCTTTTCTATGACTAATAAAGAACGCGAAAACCCCAGCCTTTTAAATGGTAGTCGCCGTAAGCGTATTGCTCTTGGATCAGGAACAAATATTCAGGAGGTAAATCAACTTATTAAGCAGTTTGACGAAACCCGTAAAATGATGAAAATGATGACTAAGGGTGGTGGTAAAGCTATGGCGAATATGATGAGTAGAATGGGGGGAAGACGATAA
- the folD gene encoding bifunctional methylenetetrahydrofolate dehydrogenase/methenyltetrahydrofolate cyclohydrolase FolD — translation MILIDGKAAAAKLKKEIATEVAAMIDKNQKAPHLVAILVGDDPASQTYVASKEKASRSVGITSSIYRLSAKTSEKELLELISFLNNDEDVDGFIVQLPLPDHINVEKIINSIDYRKDVDGFHPMNVGKMVLGESALISATPQGILYLLETYKIETKGKNVVVLGRSNIVGTPMSILLSRKSEQGDATVTLCHSRTKNLSDITKKADIIIAAIGKPEFLKADMVKKGVVIIDVGIHRIPDEKAAKGYRLTGDVDFAAVSKKASHITPVPGGVGPMTIAALLKNTLLSTKK, via the coding sequence ATGATACTTATAGATGGTAAAGCAGCCGCAGCAAAACTTAAAAAAGAAATTGCTACGGAAGTAGCTGCAATGATTGATAAAAATCAAAAAGCACCACATTTAGTTGCAATCTTAGTTGGCGACGATCCTGCCAGTCAAACCTATGTTGCTAGTAAAGAAAAAGCCAGTCGTTCCGTAGGAATTACATCCTCTATTTATCGTTTGTCAGCTAAAACAAGCGAAAAGGAATTATTAGAACTAATTAGCTTTCTTAATAATGATGAGGATGTTGATGGTTTTATTGTTCAATTACCTTTGCCGGATCATATCAATGTTGAAAAAATTATCAATAGTATAGATTATAGAAAAGATGTTGATGGTTTTCATCCTATGAATGTTGGTAAAATGGTTCTTGGAGAATCGGCTTTAATTTCGGCTACACCACAAGGAATACTCTATTTACTAGAAACATATAAAATAGAAACTAAAGGAAAAAATGTTGTTGTTTTAGGCAGAAGTAATATTGTAGGAACACCAATGTCAATATTACTTTCTCGAAAATCAGAGCAAGGTGATGCAACAGTAACTCTTTGTCATAGTCGTACTAAAAATCTAAGTGATATTACCAAAAAAGCAGACATTATTATTGCAGCTATTGGTAAACCCGAGTTTTTAAAAGCCGATATGGTTAAAAAAGGAGTAGTTATTATTGATGTCGGAATTCATCGTATTCCGGATGAGAAAGCCGCTAAAGGCTATCGTTTAACCGGTGATGTTGATTTTGCTGCTGTATCTAAAAAAGCAAGTCATATTACCCCTGTCCCCGGAGGTGTTGGTCCAATGACTATTGCTGCCTTATTAAAAAATACATTATTATCCACTAAAAAATAA